The DNA region CGCTACAAGCATCAAAGCGGCGGACATGGCCAGTTTGGGGATGTTTATCTAGATATTAAGCCGGTGTCTCGTGGAGAAGGCTTTAATTTCAGTGAGACAATTGTGGGCGGTGCAGTGCCGAGGCAGTATATCCCTGGCGTAGAAACCGGCGTGCGGGAATTTCTGGAACATGGCCCGCTAGGATTCCCCGTGGTGGATATTGCGGTGACGCTCACGAATGGGTCTTACCACACGGTGGACAGTTCGGAACAGGCGTTTAAGCAAGCGGCGCGTCTGGCGATGCAAGAGGGGATGGCCAAGTGTGAGCCAACACTGCTGGAACCAATCTCCTCGGTTGAGATTTGTGCGCCAAATGAGTTTACTTCTAAAATGATGCAGCTAATTAGCGGGCGTCGTGGCCAAATTTTGGGCTATGAACCGATCTCTGATTGGAAGGGATGGGATAAGGTTTCGGCTTATTTGCCGCAAGCAGAAATGCAGGATTTAATTGTGGAGTTGCGTTCCCTGACGATGGGGGTTGGTTTCTTCCACTGGCAGTTTGATCACTTGCAAGAGGTGCCAGAACCTTTGGCGAAGCGGGTGCTAGGGAATGGCAATGGTAATGGTAAGAATAATCACTAATTTGCCTGCCGATTAATTTAGCAATGACAAATGAAGCCCGTGCCGGCACACGGGCTTTTTTTTGCCGGCTTACAATTGGTTGGGATCAACGCCCATTTCCCGCAGTCGTGCTTCTAAGGCTTGTGCTCGCCGGCGTTCTTCTTCTAGCTGAGTTTCTGCCTGTTGAGCGCGATCTTCTGCTTGGTGTGCGCGGTTTTCTGCCTCTTGTCGCTGCCGGTCAAGTTCTATAAAGTTGAGAAATGGCTGGTTATCTGGGCGATAAATAATCAGAATATCTTGCGATAGCTCAAAGCGCACACCAAGTCTAGGACTGACCCAATCGGTCATGTCGTCAATTAATTCTAATTTATCGTTGTGACGCTGCCAGCCGGTTAAGTCTGCTGTATCCGGGTCATATATATAGTATTCTTCGACGCCGTAGCGTTCGTAAAAATCGAATTTTTTGGCCATTTGAGAAGGCCGGTTTCGCGGCGACCAAATTTCAAAGGCGACTTGCGGAGGAATATTGTTTTCTTCCCATTGTTTATAGGAACCCCGGTGTCCTTTTGGCCGGCCTAAAGCGACCATAACATCGGGTGCTTGACGGATTTTATTATCACCTTGGACGGGATACCATAAAAGATCGCCGGCGACGAATACATTGGGTTCATTGGCAAACAGTAACTCTAAGTTTTCTTTGATATATACAATTAATTCAAATTGTTTGGTATTGTCTGCCATCGGTTCGCCGTCGCTGTCGGGGTAGATGATGTCTTCTGAGATAGAAGATGGCTCTTGGATCAGCATAGGATTTTGGGCGATTCGGTTAATTTAAGTTTATCAGTTTCAACTTTTGCGAGTCTGGACTGAATTTTGATGCTGGGTGCA from Microcoleus sp. FACHB-68 includes:
- a CDS encoding Uma2 family endonuclease, with product MLIQEPSSISEDIIYPDSDGEPMADNTKQFELIVYIKENLELLFANEPNVFVAGDLLWYPVQGDNKIRQAPDVMVALGRPKGHRGSYKQWEENNIPPQVAFEIWSPRNRPSQMAKKFDFYERYGVEEYYIYDPDTADLTGWQRHNDKLELIDDMTDWVSPRLGVRFELSQDILIIYRPDNQPFLNFIELDRQRQEAENRAHQAEDRAQQAETQLEEERRRAQALEARLREMGVDPNQL